The window CCAAATCAAACCGATAATTTTCGATTACCGGATTGGCTAACAACTGATCGCAGATTTTATCGAGCTGTTCTTTTGCTGATTTTTCATTATCCGCAGTTAACATCAACTCTACATACTTGCCAATTCTTACCTGTTCCACATTCTCATATCCCATGTGGCTTAGTCCAGACTGTACCGCAGTACCAGCAGGGTCTAAAACAGAGGGACGGAGGGTAACATAGATCCGAGCTTGATATTTGCGATTCACCTAGATCCCCTAATTTTTCACAGATGGCGCTTTTAAAATCCCATTATATATATAAGTATTGTAAAACTTGACCGAATGTAGTTTGCTGCCCTTAACTTTTATTCAAGTGTTTTAATGGAGAAACAGTTAGAGATTTTGGCAATCCGCGTCAGAATAAGATTTAAAGATAGTTGCCATGAAAGCCCAACGCACCCGCAGTCAAGACCGGATTTTGAACTTATTAAAGACGCTAAATCGCAGTGTCTCGGCTCAAGATATCTATATAGAACTTCGCCATCATAATCAGGGTATGGGTTTGGCAACTGTTTACCGCTCACTGGAAGCTTTAAAACTTGAAGGTGTCATACAGGTGCGTACTTTAGCTAGTGGCGAATCTTTGTATAGTTGTGTACAACAAGATAAACACCACCTGACTTGTTTACAATGTGGAGCATCTATTGGAATTGATGAATGTCCAGTGCATCAACTCGAAACCGAGCTACAAAAATCTCACTCCTTTAAAATTTATTATCACACATTAGAATTTTTTGGTTTGTG of the Oculatellaceae cyanobacterium genome contains:
- the purS gene encoding phosphoribosylformylglycinamidine synthase subunit PurS — protein: MNRKYQARIYVTLRPSVLDPAGTAVQSGLSHMGYENVEQVRIGKYVELMLTADNEKSAKEQLDKICDQLLANPVIENYRFDLVEVAAMVGAN
- a CDS encoding Fur family transcriptional regulator; translated protein: MKAQRTRSQDRILNLLKTLNRSVSAQDIYIELRHHNQGMGLATVYRSLEALKLEGVIQVRTLASGESLYSCVQQDKHHLTCLQCGASIGIDECPVHQLETELQKSHSFKIYYHTLEFFGLCDRCVPEISC